The following proteins are encoded in a genomic region of Populus nigra chromosome 16, ddPopNigr1.1, whole genome shotgun sequence:
- the LOC133675559 gene encoding (-)-isopiperitenol/(-)-carveol dehydrogenase, mitochondrial-like: MAETPSPSDNNKLAGKVAIITGGASGIGEATARLFAEHGALIVVIADIQDELGHQVATAIGHQKCSYMHCDVTDEEQVKSLVEWTVKKFGRLDIMFSNAGILGSSDQTILNLDLSGFDRLFAINARGMATCVKHAARVMVEQRLRGSIVCTASVAASNGGRRRTDYHMSKHAVLGLVRSASMQLGVHGIRVNCVSPYGVVTPMTLHAHRKGVEELENMYETNMSLKGAALTAKHVADAVLFLACNDSEMVTGHDLLVDGGYRIQ; the protein is encoded by the coding sequence ATGGCAGAAACCCCATCACCGTCCGATAACAATAAGCTAGCAGGCAAAGTGGCAATAATCACAGGCGGCGCAAGTGGAATTGGCGAAGCCACTGCCCGTCTTTTTGCCGAGCACGGTGCTCTTATCGTGGTTATTGCTGATATCCAAGATGAATTAGGCCACCAAGTAGCTACAGCAATTGGACACCAGAAGTGCAGTTACATGCACTGTGATGTTACTGATGAAGAGCAAGTGAAGTCATTAGTGGAGTGGACGGTCAAGAAGTTTGGTCGGCTCGACATAATGTTCAGCAATGCCGGAATTCTAGGGAGCTCAGATCAGACCATCCTAAATCTTGATCTTTCAGGATTTGACCGTCTATTTGCAATCAATGCACGTGGAATGGCCACCTGCGTTAAGCATGCTGCTCGCGTAATGGTTGAGCAGCGCCTGAGAGGAAGCATAGTGTGCACGGCTAGCGTGGCTGCTAGCAATGGAGGCAGAAGGCGAACTGACTACCACATGTCAAAGCACGCCGTGCTAGGGCTGGTAAGATCAGCAAGCATGCAGCTGGGGGTGCACGGCATTAGGGTGAACTGCGTCTCCCCATATGGGGTGGTGACGCCGATGACACTCCACGCGCACAGGAAGGGTGTGGAGGAGCTTGAGAACATGTATGAGACCAATATGAGCTTGAAAGGAGCGGCTTTGACAGCAAAACATGTGGCAGATGCTGTGCTTTTTCTTGCATGCAATGATTCAGAAATGGTCACTGGGCATGATCTTCTGGTTGATGGAGGATATCGAAttcaatga